A single genomic interval of Perca fluviatilis chromosome 19, GENO_Pfluv_1.0, whole genome shotgun sequence harbors:
- the nsmce4a gene encoding non-structural maintenance of chromosomes element 4 homolog A, whose amino-acid sequence MKRTRGGGDEESPRQNGSAGRRKGNQQQDDGDDGGCAIGPPDLQDEDNDPGLRREIRSKYRDLINSVTQNREDMLSPSNNKLTEVLQEAVKLFKDVRQPREAALDAHLLVVATDLGNEKASQLFTEGTTFDPTAFSEHLLSFMGLNRLEDDEDEQQNGGAVDGYLPQDAWHRVASRAECCFRTSPSFHYMMGSFHAEPPPPKQRIERQRKAPSKEAKRIMPTQLKKMEDSHQEATEKEVERILGYLKSYYQDDPTSPISYYEFVIDPNSFSRTVENIFHLSFLIRDGLARMYLDNDALPCIAPVEEGEVDTGGSYSRKQCIVSISPKLWKELIEAFDIRDTMIQPPNTQHE is encoded by the exons ATGAAGAGGACCAGAGGCGGTGGTGACGAGGAGTCTCCCCGGCAGAATGGTTCTGCTGGCCGAAGGAAAGGAAACCAACAGCAGGATGACGGGGACGACGGTGGCTGTGCCATCGGTCCACCTGACCTGCAAGACGAGGACAACGACCCGGGACTCAGGAGAGAAATACGGAGCAAGTACAGGGACCTCATCAATTCAGTGACGC AGAATAGGGAAGATATGCTGAGTCCCTCCAACAACAAGCTCACAGAAGTTTTACAAGAGGCAGTCAAACTTTTTAAAGATG TCCGGCAGCCGAGAGAAGCAGCTCTGGATGCCCACCTCCTTGTTGTCGCCACAGACCTGGGAAATGAGAAAGCCAGCCAGCTGTTCACTGAGGGCACTACTTTCGATCCCACTGCTTTTTCTGAGCATCTT ctgtccttcatggGTCTCAACCGACTAGAAGACGATGAGGACGAGCAGCAGAACGGCGGTGCAGTTGATGGCTACCTGCCCCAGGATGCTTGGCACCGAGTGGCCAGTAGAGCAGAGTGCTGTTTCAGGACGTCACCCTCGTTCCATTACAT GATGGGTTCATTCCATGCAGAGCCGCCTCCTCCAAAGCAAAGGATAGAACGGCAACGGAAGGCACCTAGCAAGGAAGCCAAAAGGATAATGCCTACTCAG CTGAAGAAAATGGAAGACTCGCATCAGGAAGCGACAGAGAAAGAGGTGGAAAGGATCCTGGGATACCTGAAGAGTTATTACCAAGACGATC CGACATCACCGATATCGTATTACGAGTTCGTCATCGACCCCAACTCGTTTTCCCGGACAGTGGAGAACATTTTCCACCTGTCTTTTCTCATCAGG gaTGGGTTGGCACGGATGTATTTGGATAATGACGCATTGCCTTGCATAG CGCCCGTAGAGGAGGGAGAGGTGGATACTGGAGGATCATACAGCCGTAAACAGTGCATCGTCTCCATCAGCCCAAAATTATGGAAG GAGCTCATAGAAGCCTTCGATATCAGAGACACAATGATTCAGCCTCCAAACACGCAGCATGAGTGA
- the LOC120548288 gene encoding coiled-coil domain-containing protein 177, protein MGELRSTSPGPRLDLTNLDYVLTSPRSLESCTRLGVKPVALLIKSLNELIAEQHGVPFGAMRAMHESYEKERMKLLQMCREERERIIRAAGDRWPGGNKAPRPDTKLKEDHSRDRQTTGSVPYADLCFKGTPASRSSCSHRDPERSTVCSFSLGDLRHTPATEMKLERLTEDVKREVGVTVPERDRKIAALMLVKHQAEQASLKLCQRGEQERQEARRQEEAQRAQAEKTRRKKLRQSMQRWHEELEARRRLRERRETEKAGQHELEVLLQEDRWRRMKEEVEGQRRGKIEAAQRDAWARKRYQEKLLREKEETEERERERERQVAAEKEQKAMRSKGRQGKKERQRLQEENGRELLRHILLKHQVEQQVEEEGEQMRSKLEKKLRHSCEKRAQAAEARLREQKERAAREDEQIRRAQQRAELQSFQQLTHKKLLVQLSQQRMERAALHASAQQRNRAQQTHRHNEHRQLCHQRLRERLQGEEEAMRRVRESCVFMKDWRRERLRRQRQQVQEEAHRLARASFHMRERVRQQTHSRTFDQMALEAQLTASMSRIKL, encoded by the coding sequence atggggGAGCTGAGGTCCACGTCTCCTGGGCCTCGTTTGGACCTGACCAACTTGGACTATGTTTTAACGAGTCCCCGCTCGCTGGAGTCCTGTACACGGCTCGGTGTCAAACCCGTGGCACTTCTGATTAAATCGCTAAACGAGCTGATCGCTGAGCAGCACGGCGTGCCCTTCGGGGCGATGAGAGCTATGCACGAATCCTACGAAAAGGAGAGAATGAAGCTTTTGCAAATGTGccgagaagagagggagaggattaTCCGGGCGGCTGGCGACAGGTGGCCCGGCGGTAATAAAGCGCCACGGCCCGACACCAAACTGAAGGAGGATCACTCgagggacagacagacgacGGGGTCCGTCCCGTATGCAGATCTGTGCTTTAAAGGGACACCTGCAAGCAGGTCCTCGTGTTCTCACAGAGACCCAGAGAGGAGCACAGTCTGCAGCTTCAGTCTGGGGGACCTCAGACACACCCCAGCTACTGAGATGAAACTGGAGAGGCTCACCGAGGACGTTAAAAGGGAGGTGGGTGTCACAGTACCAGAGAGAGACCGCAAGATAGCAGCTCTCATGTTGGTGAAGCACCAGGCGGAGCAGGCTTCCCTGAAGCTCTGTCAGCGGGGGGAACAGGAGCGCCAGGAGGCCCGCAGGCAGGAGGAGGCCCAGCGGGCTCAGGCGGAGAAAACCAGGAGGAAGAAGCTGAGGCAGAGTATGCAACGCTGGCACGAGGAGCTGGAGGCCCGCCGGAGGCTGAGGGAGCGCCGGGAGACCGAGAAAGCGGGACAGCACGAGCTGGAGGTGCTGCTGCAAGAAGACCGCTGGAGGAGGATGAAAGAGGAGGTGGAGGGACAACGCAGAGGAAAGATAGAGGCCGCGCAGAGAGACGCGTGGGCTCGCAAACGCTACCAGGAGAAGCTGctgagggagaaggaggagacgGAGGAAAGGgagcgagagagggagagacaggtaGCGGCGGAGAAGGAGCAGAAGGCCATGAGGAGCAAAGGGCGGCAGGGGAAGAAGGAGAGGCAGAGGCTGCAGGAGGAAAATGGTAGAGAGCTCCTACGACACATCCTGCTGAAACACCAGGTGGAGCAACAGGTGGAGGAAGAGGGGGAGCAGATGAGGAGCAAGCTGGAGAAGAAGCTGCGACACTCGTGCGAGAAACGTGCGCAGGCTGCAGAGGCCCGGCTGAGGGAGCAGAAGGAGCGGGCAGCCCGCGAGGACGAGCAGATCCGGAGAGCGCAGCAGAGGGCCGAGCTGCAGAGCTTCCAGCagctcacacacaaaaaactccTGGTCCAGCTGAGCCAGCAGCGCATGGAGAGAGCCGCGCTGCACGCCTCGGCCCAGCAGAGGAACAGAGCTCAGCAGACCCATCGGCACAACGAACACAGGCAGCTGTGCCACCAGAGGCTGAGAGAGAGGCtacagggagaggaggaggcgaTGAGGAGGGTCAGAGAGAGCTGCGTCTTCATGAAGGACTGGAGGAGGGAGAGGCTGCGGAGACAGCGGCAGCAGGTACAGGAGGAGGCGCACAGGCTGGCCCGGGCCTCCTTTCACAtgagggagagagtgagacagcAGACGCACAGTCGGACCTTTGATCAGATGGCCCTGGAGGCTCAGCTGACTGCCTCCATGAGCCGCATCAAACTATGA
- the LOC120547594 gene encoding zinc transporter ZIP9, translating to MDGGLTITFISVAMFVGCFALGFIPLLFRLSEKSLQFVSILGAGLLCGTALAITIPEGVGLLEESWRASSSSDVPSSLNASEINRNATSRERGPPPRFFIGVALTLGFTLMFVVDQIASYFSMRGRTTRLPNSVGITATLGLLIHAAADGFAVGAAVATGQVTVQVIVFLAVILHKAPAAFGLVSFLMHAGLEKKYIQGHLLAFSAAAPVLAIPTYFILHASGSSSQNQLSATGVAMLFSAGTFLYVATVHVLPEVSSSSSSSSSSSRTDQTPPDLQPHTGAEAHHQRHLGLLESLTLILGVGLPMLLALGLRDD from the exons atGGACGGGGGGTTGACTATCACTTTTATATCGGTTGCGATGTTTGTAGGTTGTTTTGCACTTGGATTCATTCCACTGTTGTTCAGACTCTCTGAG AAAAGCCTGCAGTTTGTCTCCATCCTGGGAGCAGGACTCCTGTGTGGGACAGCACTGGCCATCACCATCCCAGAAGGAGTGGGCTTACTGGAAGAGTCATGGAGAG CATCCTCATCCTCTGATGTGCCATCCAGTCTGAATGCCAGTGAAATAAATAGAAATGCAACTTCCAGAGAGAGAGGCCCTCCACCTCGGTTCTTTATTGGGGTGGCTTTAACTCTCGGGTTCACCTTGATGTTTGTAGTGGATCAGATCGCAAGTTACTTTTCCATGCGCG GCCGAACAACTCGTTTGCCTAACAGTGTTGGCATCACAGCCACTTTGGGGCTGCTCATTCATGCTGCAG CTGATGGATTCGCTGTGGGAGCAGCTGTAGCCACGGGACAAGTGACAGTGCAAGTTATAGTATTTTTAGCTGTGATCCTACACAAG GCACCTGCAGCTTTTGGTCTGGTCTCCTTTCTGATGCATGCAGGCCTTGAAAAGAAGTACATTCAGGGGCATTTACTGGCCTTTTCAGCTGCAGCACCTGTACTTGCCATCCCCACTTACTTCATATTACATGCA tCTGGCAGTTCATCTCAGAACCAGCTCAGTGCGACAGGTGTGGCAATGCTCTTCTCAGCTGGGACTTTCCTCTACGTGGCCACAGTGCATGTTCTTCCTgaggtcagcagcagcagcagcagcagcagcagcagcagcaggacggACCAAACTCCCCCGGACCTCCAGCCGCACACTGGAGCCGAGGCCCACCATCAGCGGCACCTGGGGCTCCTGGAGAGCCTCACTCTGATCCTTGGGGTCGGGCTCCCGATGTTGCTGGCTCTCGGGCTGCGTGACGACTGA